The following proteins come from a genomic window of Bacteroidales bacterium:
- a CDS encoding inorganic pyrophosphatase, which yields MSNSLMDPIGKLMGLRYKSHPWHGVNIGIEAPNLITCYIEMVPTDTVKYEVDKESGYLRLDRPQKYSNTVPALYGFIPQSYSAEKVAEYCRNKTGREEIIGDKDPIDICVLTEKEITHGDILVRAIPIGGFRMLDGDEADDKIIAVLAGDVVYGGFKDISDAPDLTIERLKHYFLTYKDLPGKAGKAEVEITDTYGAEEAREIIKCSMEDYKNRFKNLETLLSDY from the coding sequence ATGAGTAACTCATTAATGGATCCTATTGGCAAGCTGATGGGACTACGCTATAAATCGCATCCTTGGCATGGTGTAAATATTGGAATAGAAGCACCAAATTTAATAACTTGCTATATAGAAATGGTACCTACAGATACCGTAAAATACGAAGTAGATAAAGAATCCGGTTATTTGCGTTTGGATAGACCTCAGAAATATTCAAATACCGTTCCGGCTCTTTATGGATTTATTCCACAATCATATTCAGCAGAAAAAGTTGCAGAATATTGTCGTAATAAAACCGGACGCGAAGAAATAATCGGAGATAAAGACCCTATTGATATTTGTGTTTTAACAGAAAAAGAAATTACACATGGCGATATTTTGGTTCGTGCCATTCCTATTGGTGGTTTTCGCATGCTTGATGGCGATGAAGCTGATGATAAAATTATTGCCGTTTTAGCCGGCGATGTTGTTTATGGTGGTTTTAAAGATATAAGCGATGCGCCTGATTTGACTATTGAGCGTTTAAAACATTATTTCCTAACATATAAAGATTTACCCGGTAAAGCAGGTAAAGCCGAAGTAGAAATTACGGATACTTATGGTGCGGAAGAAGCTCGCGAAATAATAAAATGTTCTATGGAGGATTATAAAAACCGCTTTAAAAACTTGGAAACGCTACTTTCTGATTACTAA